Proteins from one Microtus pennsylvanicus isolate mMicPen1 chromosome 7, mMicPen1.hap1, whole genome shotgun sequence genomic window:
- the Efna3 gene encoding ephrin-A3 isoform X1, giving the protein MAAAPLLLLLLLVPVPLLPLLAQGPGGALGNRHAVYWNSSNQHLRREGYTVQVNVNDYLDIYCPHYNSSGPGGGAEQYVLYMVNLSGYRTCNASQGSKRWECNRQHASHSPIKFSEKFQRYSAFSLGYEFHAGQEYYYISTPTHNLHWKCLRMKVFVCCASTSHSGEKPVPTLPQFTMGPNVKINVLEDFEGESPQVPKLEKSISGTSPKREHLPLAVGITFFLMTLLAS; this is encoded by the exons ATGGCGGCGGctccgctgctgctgctgctgctgctcgtGCCCGTgccgctgctgccgctgctggcCCAGGGGCCTGGGGGCGCGCTGGGAAACCGGCATGCGGTATATTGGAACAGCTCCAACCAGCA CCTGCGGCGAGAGGGCTACACGGTGCAGGTGAACGTGAACGACTATCTGGATATTTACTGTCCGCACTACAATAGCTCAGGGCCTGGCGGCGGGGCGGAGCAGTACGTGCTGTATATGGTGAACCTGAGCGGCTACCGCACCTGCAACGCCAGTCAAGGCTCCAAGCGCTGGGAATGCAACCGGCAGCACGCCTCGCACAGCCCCATCAAGTTCTCCGAGAAGTTCCAGCGCTACAGCGCCTTCTCGCTGGGATATGAATTCCATGCCGGCCAAGAATACTACTATATCT ccacgcccactcacAATCTGCACTGGAAGTGTCTGAGGATGAAGGTGTTCGTCTGCTGCGCCTCCA CATCGCACTCCGGGGAGAAGCCGGTCCCCACTCTCCCCCAGTTCACCATGGGCCCCAATGTGAAGATCAACGTGTTGG AAGACTTTGAGGGAGAGAGTCCCCAGGTGCCCAAACTTGAGAAGAGCATCAGCGGGACCAGCCCCAAGCGGGAACACCTGCCTCTGGCCGTGGGCATCACCTTCTTCCTCATGACACTCTTGGCCTCCTAG
- the Efna3 gene encoding ephrin-A3 isoform X4, protein MVNLSGYRTCNASQGSKRWECNRQHASHSPIKFSEKFQRYSAFSLGYEFHAGQEYYYISTPTHNLHWKCLRMKVFVCCASTSHSGEKPVPTLPQFTMGPNVKINVLEDFEGESPQVPKLEKSISGTSPKREHLPLAVGITFFLMTLLAS, encoded by the exons ATGGTGAACCTGAGCGGCTACCGCACCTGCAACGCCAGTCAAGGCTCCAAGCGCTGGGAATGCAACCGGCAGCACGCCTCGCACAGCCCCATCAAGTTCTCCGAGAAGTTCCAGCGCTACAGCGCCTTCTCGCTGGGATATGAATTCCATGCCGGCCAAGAATACTACTATATCT ccacgcccactcacAATCTGCACTGGAAGTGTCTGAGGATGAAGGTGTTCGTCTGCTGCGCCTCCA CATCGCACTCCGGGGAGAAGCCGGTCCCCACTCTCCCCCAGTTCACCATGGGCCCCAATGTGAAGATCAACGTGTTGG AAGACTTTGAGGGAGAGAGTCCCCAGGTGCCCAAACTTGAGAAGAGCATCAGCGGGACCAGCCCCAAGCGGGAACACCTGCCTCTGGCCGTGGGCATCACCTTCTTCCTCATGACACTCTTGGCCTCCTAG
- the Efna3 gene encoding ephrin-A3 isoform X2 gives MAAAPLLLLLLLVPVPLLPLLAQGPGGALGNRHAVYWNSSNQHLRREGYTVQVNVNDYLDIYCPHYNSSGPGGGAEQYVLYMVNLSGYRTCNASQGSKRWECNRQHASHSPIKFSEKFQRYSAFSLGYEFHAGQEYYYISTPTHNLHWKCLRMKVFVCCASKDFEGESPQVPKLEKSISGTSPKREHLPLAVGITFFLMTLLAS, from the exons ATGGCGGCGGctccgctgctgctgctgctgctgctcgtGCCCGTgccgctgctgccgctgctggcCCAGGGGCCTGGGGGCGCGCTGGGAAACCGGCATGCGGTATATTGGAACAGCTCCAACCAGCA CCTGCGGCGAGAGGGCTACACGGTGCAGGTGAACGTGAACGACTATCTGGATATTTACTGTCCGCACTACAATAGCTCAGGGCCTGGCGGCGGGGCGGAGCAGTACGTGCTGTATATGGTGAACCTGAGCGGCTACCGCACCTGCAACGCCAGTCAAGGCTCCAAGCGCTGGGAATGCAACCGGCAGCACGCCTCGCACAGCCCCATCAAGTTCTCCGAGAAGTTCCAGCGCTACAGCGCCTTCTCGCTGGGATATGAATTCCATGCCGGCCAAGAATACTACTATATCT ccacgcccactcacAATCTGCACTGGAAGTGTCTGAGGATGAAGGTGTTCGTCTGCTGCGCCTCCA AAGACTTTGAGGGAGAGAGTCCCCAGGTGCCCAAACTTGAGAAGAGCATCAGCGGGACCAGCCCCAAGCGGGAACACCTGCCTCTGGCCGTGGGCATCACCTTCTTCCTCATGACACTCTTGGCCTCCTAG